A stretch of Nitrospirota bacterium DNA encodes these proteins:
- a CDS encoding DUF362 domain-containing protein, whose amino-acid sequence MNNKTLSAVSIIRCADYNREGTFSAIQQAVDLLGGMRSFVKPGERVLIKPNLLKARPPEAAVTTHPEVVRAVIRLVREAGGEPMVGDSPGIGDLRKVCEKAGILDVVQEEGAALVELDDPVVVKNLGRFQRFEIARAAYEADAIINLPKLKTHGMTTLTGAVKNLFGCVPGKRKVQWHFNTGVNHELFAIMLNELCALLKPRLTIMDAVIGMEGNGPGSGDPRRIGVVIAGQDPVAVDVVSSRVLGVAPERLPLIRAAAASGLGETRPDRISILGESLSDVKIRHFRLPPQAHLEWKLPEWARRSLKNAFTSKPVIDNRLCIQCGICQHHCPQKAIECGQAKLEIRYRDCIRCFCCQEFCPQGAITVGRGWALKIVK is encoded by the coding sequence ATGAACAACAAAACATTATCCGCTGTCTCAATCATACGGTGCGCTGATTACAACCGAGAAGGGACGTTCTCCGCGATACAGCAAGCCGTTGACCTGCTGGGGGGGATGCGCTCGTTCGTGAAACCCGGCGAGCGGGTGCTCATCAAGCCGAACCTGCTGAAGGCGAGGCCGCCGGAAGCGGCCGTGACCACCCATCCCGAGGTCGTGCGGGCCGTAATCAGACTTGTGCGTGAAGCGGGTGGCGAACCCATGGTCGGCGACAGTCCTGGAATCGGTGACCTCCGGAAAGTCTGCGAGAAGGCCGGCATCCTTGACGTGGTTCAGGAGGAAGGCGCTGCGCTGGTGGAACTGGACGATCCGGTGGTGGTAAAAAATTTGGGAAGGTTCCAGCGCTTCGAGATCGCCCGGGCGGCATACGAGGCCGATGCGATCATCAATCTGCCGAAGCTCAAGACCCATGGCATGACAACGTTGACCGGAGCGGTCAAGAACCTTTTCGGGTGCGTGCCCGGCAAACGCAAGGTCCAGTGGCACTTCAATACCGGTGTGAACCACGAGCTGTTTGCGATTATGCTGAACGAACTCTGCGCCCTGCTCAAGCCGCGGCTCACGATCATGGACGCGGTCATCGGCATGGAGGGGAACGGCCCCGGCAGCGGGGACCCGCGCCGGATCGGCGTGGTGATCGCGGGTCAGGATCCGGTTGCGGTGGACGTGGTTTCCAGCAGAGTGCTGGGTGTGGCGCCTGAAAGGCTTCCTCTCATCAGAGCGGCCGCGGCATCAGGTCTTGGAGAGACGCGGCCTGATCGCATCAGTATTCTGGGCGAATCGTTGTCAGACGTGAAGATCAGGCATTTTCGTCTCCCGCCGCAGGCGCACCTTGAATGGAAGCTTCCGGAATGGGCGCGCCGCTCGCTGAAGAACGCCTTTACCTCAAAGCCGGTGATCGACAACCGCTTATGCATCCAGTGCGGCATCTGCCAACACCACTGCCCCCAGAAAGCGATCGAATGCGGGCAGGCAAAGCTTGAGATACGCTACCGGGATTGCATTCGCTGCTTCTGCTGTCAGGAGTTCTGCCCCCAGGGCGCGATCACGGTGGGCAGGGGATGGGCGCTTAAAATAGTGAAGTAG